The sequence below is a genomic window from Melospiza georgiana isolate bMelGeo1 chromosome 6, bMelGeo1.pri, whole genome shotgun sequence.
ACATTAACAGGACATCCAGACTGCTGTGAAGTTGCTGGATGGAGCCTCATGCCTTAATACTAATTTTCATGTTCAGTCTCCTTAAATAGTTTTGCCAGTATTGTACCATAAGGAAGTTTCTGTgtctttgaaaaacctgcattCACTGAACATTGCACAAGGctattgaaataaaaacaagaaagaaaaagagaaggaaaaaaaaaaaaaagaagctattTGATCAAGTATTAAGCTATTCCTTCAAAGAATTGCACTTCTTTGCTTATATCAGTGACCAGAATTGCTGATGGTGTACTGACAGTTGCCATGGCAAGTGGGTGACTGCGTGGGATAGCAGACATATAGCCAAGTCAACTGCTTATGCAATTTCCATGATTTCAGCAGGCACAGAATACTTTATTATGTGCTGCCAATGATCTTCCTAAGGTGCCAAAGGGGAAAATGTTCTTCTGTGTCAGGCCATGGCTCTTTCAGTATTCCCATTCGTCTGTTTTCATGTCCAGATAGTAAAGAATATTCTGTGCAAGCTTTACTGCCTGCTTCCTGGCAGCCTTACACCGCTCGTCACCTTGCGGATCAACAGCATCCAGGGCTAGAAGCTGTTTTGTAAGAAGTTCTTCCAGTCTCATGTAATTTTTATCTGTTCTGTTTCCATCAAACGAAATCACCTCCTTCTGTATTTGAGACAAGTTTCCAAGTACAGTCCAAACTGCTTTATGACAACGATGTTCAAcagcagtttgctctggatacttttgccttttttccagCGCTTCATTCAAATCAATATATGTTATAAGAGTCTGAACTTCAATTACTGCTCTTCTCCTGGCCTCTCTAATACAGGGATTTTTTCCTGGACTCACTTCATCTAGGTGGGCAATTAGTCCCTGCAACTCTGCTTTCAATCCCAGATACAAATCAGAGGCATTCTCTGTTTTTAGAAGTAAGGAATGAACTTCCTTCATCTTCTTACGGATCTCTTCTATTTTCAGAATGGACTGATTTTTTGCCAAATCATAAGCCTGAGTAGAATTTGCTTCTTCATCCAAGTCCAGGTATTTCTGCAATTTATTGATCTCTTCTACTACTTCCTTTCTGTAGTTTCTTATTTCCGTGCGACCACAGACATCTAAAGCATCCAAATCAGCAATGAGGCCTGTGAGCACACAGGACAGATGCCTGCAGGTATCATTGCTACTCACTCCCATGAGAAGCGCAATGAGAGTTCCTCTGGCTTTGTTCACCTCACACATTACAGAGTTAATTTTGGAGACAGAAGGATGAACATCATTAGAGagtggcagggacagctgttTCTTCACGGCATTCTCTATAATCTCCTGGACAGTACATATCTTTGTCAGAGTCCGGTATCTTGCTTTGCGTAGAGAAATTTTCCCTCCAGTTTTCACCTGGGTAAGCCTCAGCACAATGTCCTGAATGCCTTCTTCAAATTCATCACTTATACCGTTTCCTCCTTCGTAAAAAGGTGTGATCTCGCGTTCCACAAGAGCCTGTGCCTCCTTGAATAAAGCCTCTATTTCCAGTCTGCGCGGAtggtttgcattttgttccagTTCCTTCAGCAGCCTCTCAGTTTCCTGGGCAGCTCGCTTTCTGGCCTGCTGGATATCCCCCTTCCCTTCGGTGTCCACAGAATCgatctcaaaaagctgtttTGTAAGGTTTCTTTCCAGTTCCTTGTAATCTCGGTCGGTAGACAGGCCGCTGAAGACAGCCACTTGCTGTTCGATCTCTTTGACTTGTTTCTGTATCTCGTGTAACCGTTTCACGGATGGGTGTTGGTTACCCATATCCATTCCTCTTCCCCCGTCCGGCTTCTGACGAGCTACGAGGAAAACGAGAACAAGACTTGCTTAAGTGCTACACGAGCACACACTGCAACTTCTACATTCTGAAGCACTTCAGCAAGCTATTTTAAGTACCTTCACCAATACGAATAAACCGCTCAGCTGATATTTCATAaccctttaatttttttacaccTTTCTCCCGGCCGGGCCGCAGGGGCGACGCTTTAGTTGCCGCAcgcccagctccaggctgctcaCCCCCAGCCTTCCCCACCTGCTCTGCAGCCGAAGCCGCCGCAGAACAAACAGGGCACCCGCAGCCCAGGGAGAACCCGGAGCGAGGGGAGAACAGCGGCCGAACCCGACGGCTCTCGGGCGCCACAGCCGCGGGGCAGCGCTCCGACCCCACACATACCTTGGTGGTGCTTCTTTGAACTCGTCGCCCCCGCCATGGCCGCGACCTCCCGCCTCCCCCGCGGTGGGGCCCGGCGCAGCGCGAAGAGGAAATGACACCGGGCCGCCGCCGAGGCACCTGCGGGAGGCTCGTCCCCACCGGCCCCGCAGCGAACCCGCGCGGCGCCCGCGACCCGCCGCCGTCGCTCACTCACTCACCCGCCGCCCGGCGAGGAcccgctgcccggcccggcgctgCGCCACGGGCCGAGCGCCGCGAACCGCCCgagccccgcccggcccggccgcgcagAGGGAGGCGGAGGCCGAGgcgggcccgggcccggccccgacctggccccgccccgccccgcccgcagcccccgcaCGGCAGCGCCGTAAAGCGCCGGGCCATGGCGGCCGCCCGGGTGCTGCGGGCCGGTGGCTGTTACCGCCGCCACCCCCTCGCCTCTGCGTCCTCCTCCGCCTCCTCCGGCAGCGGCCGCGCGGCGGAGCGCGGGGAGCGGCCGGACAGCGTGGTAAAcccggcggggcgcggcggcggctcctGCGGGGGCCGCGGGGGAAGCCTCGGGGGCCGCCGGCTCCGCGGAGCCCTGAGCGGGGAGCGCTCCGGCTGCCCCCCGGTAacgccggcggggcgggggcagcCGGCAGCAAACCGCGATCCCCGCGGCTTCTGGTTTTTGATGAGTTTGCCGAGGCCCCCGGTGTTGGGTGTTGGAGGGGCGCTGAGGTCCGGACTGTGGGCTAACCGCAGGTGTTCCGAACCCGGCTGGGGCAGGCACACGCCTGtgtgtgggcacagggatgcGGGAAGAACGCCGGGCTGGGGAAAACTTAGAATCGcagaattataaaatattaatttctagGCCACCACAAGGAACACCGAAATCCTATTCGTAGCCCTGCACAGAACAGCCCTAAGAATCGCACCATTGATAGATTTGCCCAAAAGCTCCTTGAGCTTGTCGCGCTTGGGGCCGTGAGCCCATCCTTGG
It includes:
- the BAG5 gene encoding BAG family molecular chaperone regulator 5 isoform X1, whose protein sequence is MAGATSSKKHHQARQKPDGGRGMDMGNQHPSVKRLHEIQKQVKEIEQQVAVFSGLSTDRDYKELERNLTKQLFEIDSVDTEGKGDIQQARKRAAQETERLLKELEQNANHPRRLEIEALFKEAQALVEREITPFYEGGNGISDEFEEGIQDIVLRLTQVKTGGKISLRKARYRTLTKICTVQEIIENAVKKQLSLPLSNDVHPSVSKINSVMCEVNKARGTLIALLMGVSSNDTCRHLSCVLTGLIADLDALDVCGRTEIRNYRKEVVEEINKLQKYLDLDEEANSTQAYDLAKNQSILKIEEIRKKMKEVHSLLLKTENASDLYLGLKAELQGLIAHLDEVSPGKNPCIREARRRAVIEVQTLITYIDLNEALEKRQKYPEQTAVEHRCHKAVWTVLGNLSQIQKEVISFDGNRTDKNYMRLEELLTKQLLALDAVDPQGDERCKAARKQAVKLAQNILYYLDMKTDEWEY
- the BAG5 gene encoding BAG family molecular chaperone regulator 5 isoform X2, encoding MDMGNQHPSVKRLHEIQKQVKEIEQQVAVFSGLSTDRDYKELERNLTKQLFEIDSVDTEGKGDIQQARKRAAQETERLLKELEQNANHPRRLEIEALFKEAQALVEREITPFYEGGNGISDEFEEGIQDIVLRLTQVKTGGKISLRKARYRTLTKICTVQEIIENAVKKQLSLPLSNDVHPSVSKINSVMCEVNKARGTLIALLMGVSSNDTCRHLSCVLTGLIADLDALDVCGRTEIRNYRKEVVEEINKLQKYLDLDEEANSTQAYDLAKNQSILKIEEIRKKMKEVHSLLLKTENASDLYLGLKAELQGLIAHLDEVSPGKNPCIREARRRAVIEVQTLITYIDLNEALEKRQKYPEQTAVEHRCHKAVWTVLGNLSQIQKEVISFDGNRTDKNYMRLEELLTKQLLALDAVDPQGDERCKAARKQAVKLAQNILYYLDMKTDEWEY